The region CCATGGTGGATCACTTGAATATTTCACAGCAGATGACAACCAGCTTAGCGGGCCAATCCCTCAAGGGTTGAAAATTTGCACTAGCTTGAAGAGAGCCTGCCTTGAAAAAAACTGACTTAGAGGTAGGGGTGTGCATTTTTAgggtaaaatcgaaaaaaatcgGTAAACCGACCGAATTCGATTAATCGGTCAGTTAATCGAATTTTTCGGTCAGAGGTCGGTTAATTATTTGTTGaattttcggttaacggttaaatcgGTTCGAAATGGGccggttaactgaattttttcgatttaaccgaaaaaattaataaacaaatttataatatataaacgACGTCATTTATTTGGCCCCAAATTTCCTTAGTTTTCCCCAAGTCAGAATCAGATTTCCCTAATTTCCCAACTTCTTTCCGCCGTTTTCTTCACATCTGATTCTAGCTCCTCCAAGTCCTCTTCGGAGTCAGGCTCTGATTCAGCTCGCCAACTGTCGATGCAGGTCTCAAAGGCGATGGTTTGAAATtgcttgttttgtttttcttctggAAGGACGTTAGGGTTTTGAAATTTGAGAACTCGAATCGAGCTTAGACGGAAGTCTTGTTAGTTTTAGAGGTATTCTTTTTCCCTTTCTGTAAATCCTCTTGAATCATCGAGATATCTTCAATCGTGGTTAAAAAGTAGCATCAATATGATTGAGCCTTTTTGCTTTGTTATGGTAGATGTTACATAATGTATGTAAATACATATTTGGGTGACTTTATGATTGTAATTGCAAATCTAAAAGACCAAAATAATTTATGTGAATCAATATTGAGTGATGGTTTAAGATGTGTGGATTTTATTTTTGTACTTAAAGAAACAAATCTGTTTGATCTCAACTTCTTCTACAGGTGAAGGCTGCATGTGTTCtgattagaggtgatcatgggcagGCCGGGCCCAAATTTTTTTGGCCCGCGTCATAGGCCCGGGGCTGgcccgacccgaaatatgggcctaaaattttgtccaggcccgactcgggaaaaaattcctaagcccatccctgcccgacccattttttaataaacaccaaaaatttattttaaaaataataaaaaagtatttcaaaaatattttaaaattaaaaataaaatatatttatctattatATATTCGGGTCAGGCCGAGCTcggggccaaaaaagtggtgcccgaggcccagCCTGTTtactaaacgggcctcgtttttttgcccaaacccatatttcgggcctatatttttacccgaaccctctcatATTTTGAGCGGGTCGTCAAACCAAGCCGAgccgcccaacccatgatcacctctatccCATACCCAACACGAGCATCAGGTCAAACCACCGGGATATTACATTTTCTATTACATTCTTCACTTATTAAATATGTTCTCATAAACTttcacaacttttcaatttagtctatttttattgtaaaagttcaatattcactaattaattacATTAAATCAAATTTCTTTCTTGTTACACTTGAATCGcataatttatctcaatatcttgtttcacatatcaaatttttatatatttcacttttattatttcatccacatattttctcaagtttaataatttaatccttgtcaccataaaaatttcatatctttccacaatttcatttttataatactttatgcatatttcatcatctcataacacatttgttaaacttttatcataaatttttttgtttacatACTGAATTGTTTCACActtaaatttttgtatatttttcaatttaatccctattgtcaataatttatttttcattatataagcactttaatcaaataattcattataatattttatttcacataacaaattttaatgcatatcacttctcttgtttcaattataaattttacaaaatttataatttaatccttaacatcatgttgattcattatttactataattttacCTTAATATCACTTTGTAATCAATTTACTACttatcataaatctcaaatgtatgtttatttcattgaaaataacttttatgaaatatttttaacaaatttatcaaacaacaaaaatattttacgcagattcatccaaatacaaaaaaaaaagcactTTTAAAAAACCATTTTCTCTAAAACAAATGAAGCATGCATTTGCAGTCAATTTccactataaaaaaaattcagtatTTAATCGATTGATCCCCAACTTATCAACACCCAACAAAAAATAGTCAATAGAAATCAACAACACACCACCATAACAAAaatccattttatttttaatattattttatcaccaCAATGCTGCAATGCATTTGATCAAAGACAGTATCTTCCTGCCTAAATTGCTCAGAAATTACAACCAGAAGCATTATGCCATAAATGCCACTCTTTAACCTGCAAaacataaattgtgaaatgataaatatttgcaacataaaccaaccaaaataaaagcataaattaAATACAAGTTTATTCACATATCAGCCATGGTTATGTTTTAAAATAGTATATCTAGCAGGagtatgttaaatttttttaagggttttttttggAAGTTTCTTGGAGAGGGTTATGTCCTAGTACCAACATCCAGATATGCTCCGGATATTGGAATCAATCATGGCATagcattttgccccctctactaaaaaaaaatGAACCAATCAGTCCATTACATTAGATAAAAGAGTAAACTAatccttctgttaaaaattctattcatttttactgttaaaaacctATCCTTGCATATCAATATACGTGACATGTCATGCGTAATTGTCTAGTTATtagaaatggattaaatttttaacaaaaaaaaccaaTTTGCTCTTTTATCTAACATTTTTGAGTAAAGGGcgcaaaatacaatttaactcctACTACAGGGGCCTCTGTGGTACTTTTACCATATGATGGCCTCCTTTATAAATTCAATTTCAAGGAACATATGAAATGCATTCTTCTCATATTTCTTCTATCATTATTGTGCAAGTTATCTCATCAGAAAGGAATGATATCTATTGATGTAACCTAGTACTCTATACTTCATGGGACATATAAACCGACTATCTACTCAAAATAATTGCTTGGTCTTTTGCCATAAAGGAAGCATAGGAAGATACATCCATCAAAactcaatatttataattactgggtgaatgatgttttaaattgaatttagcATAACTTTCATAGGCAGAACAGATACAAGCCTTACACAATTAAGGGCACTAACATGATCAGAATTAGGTTAatgatgttttaaattgaattatacacAGGCATAACTTTCATGGTATTAGTTAAAACCAGCATTCGTATGACAGTCAGTCCAACCAAGCTGCAAGTTGATGCCCAAAAAACGGAACAATGACAACAATGATTAAGGAAAGAACACATGGTTGAATGTTAGTACTCATCCATCCCAATTTGTAATAAATGTTAAGCTGTTCAGAGCCTGCACATCATCGGAATAGGTTCattgtgttttaaattttatCGTATTAGTTAAAAGCAGTTCTCATGTGTACATTTTCATCAATCCAACATGAGTTCTATCAAATGATAGTAAGTCCAACTGAAGTTGATGATCAAAAAACTGAACAACAATGATAGAGGAACGATCATCACACCACAGAAGGTTAGCACTCATTCCATCccaaattgtaataaatattagCTAAAACCACATATAAAAATGGTTGAAATCTCCTATGACCAATAAACACCCAAATATAAACAAGTACATAACGAAACAATTAAAACTACAAATCCATCATCACTTAAACTTCACTAGAATCGAACATCAAAACTAACATCAATGTTACAAAAAGCTTGACTTGAAAAAAGTGTGGTGAGAAATGTGGTCTAGGAACTTCTAAGTGGTAGATAAAGCTGGTGCAAAGAACTGAAATCTCGaacaatatatatgtttaaaataataaaaagttcaGAGATATGAAGATAATAAAGTCATTTTTATTTACAAGCTTCCAAATTACAAAAACTCCATTTTCTTAGCTTTAAAGTTCGAGCTGCCAAACCATGATTTCAACCTAAAGGTCTAAAATTTTCGCTGGTTTAGCATTGTGAAACATAGCAATTCTATGCAAACATCAATGCTAAACTGGGGCCGAAAAATATAACCGGAAAAATGCAATCAAATCTCTTATATCAATGCTCCTGCTCCAGCAAAGCAAtcccaaaattatacaaatttataTGCAATAAAAGATCATCAACATCATCAATCCAATAAGCATTAACAAACATATCTccttttttccttctttcctCAATTCGAAATCGAAAACCCATCTATTAAATCAGCAGTCGATTACATAAGCAAAAGATCGATACTAAGGAAATCAAAACATCATCGAAAGAAGCCGATCGATCCATAGCCAAATTTACCCACATTTCAACAACGAGGCATCAAATCATCCATCTAAAACAAAACGCGCACATATGAACCTCTAAAAATCCCGAATACAAATTACCTGAGCAGGGATCAGTGATGACCATGTTCCTTGGCGTGTTGCTGGTGCTCGAGATGGCGACGCTCATTTGGGAGAGCGACGAGGTAAGAAAAGACCATCCCACCGAAACAGACATGGTAAAGAGGCTGGATCGAATCGGTTTGAATGTACTTTGAATTGTAATTGTCCAAACCCTTTTGAAAAGCTTTCTTCACGTAATCCATTGATAGCATCGGTTTCACGTAGTTAGGGACTTCCTTCACTTTCATCCCTTTTATCTCGCTATAAACTTTCCTCATTGCCATTTTCTGCAAAATTCAATCCTAACCCTAGCTTTGattcccccccccctttttcTTATTCTCTGTGAAATTTGGAGGATtggatttaagttttttttttcttttgtgtgtgtgtgtgtgttgatTGAAGGGCTTCTCTGAGTTAGGTTTAAGGCTTCTTCGTTGGGCCGGTCTGCTTCATTGTTTCtttcacctaaaaataaataGGATAAACTATATTAGTAGTAACtcaactatgttttttttttttggttatctaattatgaaaagttataaaatggtcacttaactattagtacatttcttttttggtcacccaaataTGAAAAGTTAGAAAATGGTCACCTAACTATCAGTAAATTTCCTTTTTGATCATCtaaatatgaaaagttacaaTATGGTTACCTagctattcaattttgtcttttttagtcACCCAATAATATAAGATATTTGGGTGCTTCCAGTTTTATACGATACATGCACGGGTgagatgaaatttattaaaaacaattcaACTAAGATACCAATTTTCAAGCACAAGAGATTAGTTAACTTGAGACGAATTTTTGGATGTAATCAAAGCAGTTATTGGTTGAGATGTCTTCATAGCATTTGAAGATCTGTCTCTTAACCTCAAAACACACTTTGAATTATTCGATTTTGAGTttaggagctcaagttatgatcattttagtgaagactacgTGAATAGAATTTCTGGACGGGGTAATTATGGAAATTACGAGTTTCAAACTttaaattcgagtttaaatcatattgagtttgattttcaagcttaatttttattatatatgagctcaatattgtatttgttaaatattattatttcatcatttattctgaattttggaatttttaagcaatttaagttatttaggagttttatgtcaacaataAAGTTTAGTttgaaactattttttatttagattaattagagtttcaatataattgagatttttattttgatgtactTAGCTAGCTTATATAAATGCCTTCATTCGTCTAGAGCCCTAGGCCAAATCTATGACTTGAACAAACTTACGATCCTATTTCGTGCACGTGTCCTTATCATTACGTTAGCTAGCTAgtataaaaaagacaaaattaaatggTTGGATAACCAAAATAAACAATTTTACTAATAGCTGAGTGACTACTAACATAGTTTACCTaaataaataaggttaaaatacgTTATAAGTCCTTGGACTCTTCACAACTTttaaatttagtctttgtacattttatttttatgattttagtcCATCtgattttcaaatttcaaaatttaggttgaATTGTTAAcgctattttttttgttatgatattttgaaataataataaaaactcacttgataataatataactaaaaGATGACattataataaacttgaatttaataatataatttagcaATGTTAATAGTCAGATTTTAATTTTGAATCTGAAAAGTAaatgactaaattcttaaaaataaaagcctaaggactaaatttcaaatttatgaagaATTTTGAGACTTATGACATTTTACCCAATAAATAATATTTCTtatctatttttttctattttggtacttaaattattattttacatctcatttatttaaaaaattattgaagcTCAATAATAATACGCCAtgtgttacatttttattaacTTTGATTTTTAAgtaaactaaaatgaaaatgataattcaaatactaaaaTGAGAAAACAAATATGTTTCAATGGCTAAATTGTGACAACAATTGTCAATACCTATCTATTTTGACTCCGACTAAAAaaaacatgattaattaaatctaaatctAATTTTGATCCAACttgataataaaaaatcaataaattgtACTCATCCAATCTGAACCAGAATGACCTAAAATTAAAAGGCCAAAACAATTCGAATTAAAAAATAACCATGTTTAATCAAAATCTGAAATGATCAAAATTTAATCTCgaacttaaataatttaaactcaaagaattcaaaattattaaaacttgAAATGATACGAACCCAAACTCGAATTATCGTAAACTAAAACAAgtgagaaacttaaaaaaaaaaacactacccCTGTCCAAATTGAGCAGGTCAGTCCAATTAATAGATGTATATATCCAAGGCTAACCGGCTAGGAATTATTTAAGTGTTAAATTAAGAAGATaagatatttaattatattaatgcaaatttagattaatttttataaaaaattattaaattatttttaaaaagtaattttattaaattattcaataaataaactatataattcaaaaaaataaaataaacactcGTCGACGAAGAACAAACTCTATCAAACACAAGAAATGCTTTAGCCTCCGCATCAATAGAGCATTATGACACGTTGACAATTGgatttgtcacaactcaagcatgATATATCTGGAGTGATTATaagcacttaatacgataagTAAATTAGCCATAAATagttcaaaacaataaaaaattcaacaaaagaaTACGATAACAAAATTatatctaatattaattaaatcagtcatttaaattatattctttgtgtcaataaaattttcatgaattttgagattattaaataaaattatcacaaaaaattggttaaaaaaatttagatgaaCATATATGGAAATTGGAATCATTTTGGGGCAGTGAAGTGGGCAGTCACATGTGGTGAATAAACAAAACGACAAATTCTGGTGGGCCATACTCACATGTGATTCAATCTCTCGTTttcccaaaataataataatataataatcctcaatttaatttcagtttataatatatttgtaaaaaaccacttaaaaataaattattcttaaCCAAAATTAATAGACATAAAAATTTGTTGATTTAGACCATGTAAAAAAAATGAGACTATAGCTATTTTAacctattaaaaataatatttgaaaatttgatatctcaataatattatttttttatttaagtatttattttctccaaaaaaatatttttttttatttttaattaaagtaaaaaaaattgtgaataaaaattaaataataagataataatTTCTTTCattgaggaaaaagaaaatccaTAATAgcttagttgaataaattgaaccAATTAATAGGAATCTTTTAAAAGTATATTAGCTTTTTCCTCTTAATTCAATAGGCTAAGTGTGAGCTTAATTGTtactcaataaaaaataattttaattattaaaaaataaaatattaatataaaacatcTTCACAAATAATCTTAGTTTTTGAATGTGTTACATTCTCCaacctatttttatatatttatatataattatatttgtggGGGTGTCTCGCATTTATCAATAGGCACTTATCGGAAATAGACGTGCGACGTCATGATGAGGGTTGTCATGATGTTGAGATGAGATGATGATCTCTTATGCCAAAAGCAGGGGCGGTGTCTTGACGATACCTCACCTAATGTAATTGCATTTTAGATTCCAAGCAAGacttcttctcctagttaaactctgattactccatatatattttagtatgattagacctCTAATCTTAGCTTATTTAAATAGGTCAATGTATCCCTAGTTTCATACCCCAATCAGCAATGGCTTTTCTTGAGGCGACAAGATGTAGTCGCgtatgagttttggtgagagttttgtAATAACCATAGAGAGAATTTCGTTTCCGAGTTAGGGTTTTGTTTTCGGGGGTTGGTATTGTATGTTTAgtacatttagatttattttattccCATTGTACTCTTGTTTGTTTATTCATTTTGTGAAAAGTAGAAGCCTCCTTTGCTCGtagtttttatcctcttttgagtagtttttcacgtaaaatatttatgtgtttgatattctctattttacttgttcgtttaTACGAGTTGATCCCTAACAATACTAAAAAAGTATAGGATACCAAAATTAtgttaagaattaaattaaaaatatataattttgtaaa is a window of Gossypium hirsutum isolate 1008001.06 chromosome D08, Gossypium_hirsutum_v2.1, whole genome shotgun sequence DNA encoding:
- the LOC121220196 gene encoding uncharacterized protein, with amino-acid sequence MAMRKVYSEIKGMKVKEVPNYVKPMLSMDYVKKAFQKGLDNYNSKYIQTDSIQPLYHVCFGGMVFSYLVALPNERRHLEHQQHAKEHGHH